A genomic stretch from Desulfotignum balticum DSM 7044 includes:
- a CDS encoding TRAP transporter small permease subunit, which produces MGYPKKKNSPLDSLDNLFLGFGRIMAWANGLLILVIALQVTLRYGFNNGLVVLEELEWHLYGLALMFGLSYAVVENSHVRVDVISNRFPEKVRHWIEVLGALFLMLPFIVAVIIHGYHFFLDSWIHDERSVAPLGLPCRWAIKAVIPISFVFFGTAIFLRMTRSLLFLFGNRHGNQ; this is translated from the coding sequence TTGGGATACCCAAAGAAAAAAAATAGCCCTTTGGACAGTCTGGATAATCTGTTCCTGGGCTTTGGCAGGATCATGGCATGGGCCAATGGTCTGTTGATTTTGGTCATCGCACTGCAGGTGACACTTCGTTATGGTTTCAACAACGGCCTGGTTGTTCTAGAAGAACTCGAATGGCATCTTTACGGTTTGGCATTAATGTTCGGACTTTCCTACGCAGTAGTCGAAAACTCTCATGTCCGGGTTGATGTTATCAGTAACCGGTTCCCGGAAAAAGTGCGGCACTGGATCGAGGTTTTGGGTGCCCTGTTTCTCATGCTGCCTTTTATTGTCGCAGTCATCATCCACGGCTACCATTTTTTTCTCGATTCTTGGATTCACGACGAACGGTCCGTGGCTCCGCTGGGGCTCCCGTGCCGCTGGGCCATCAAGGCTGTCATACCCATCAGTTTCGTGTTTTTCGGTACTGCTATCTTCTTGCGGATGACGCGGTCTTTACTATTTTTGTTTGGGAATAGACATGGAAATCAATGA
- a CDS encoding TRAP transporter large permease, with protein MEINDYLVLAMFVSFIALLFSGYPVAYSLAGTSILFTGIGYFSDQYLGTITGIDFNYFGLVVSRIYQTMNNWVLISVPMFIFMGLMLGKSGIAERLMVSAQELFGKVRGGLAITVMFIGILLAASTGIIGASVVMLGLISIPAMLKQGYHKPLAVGTVASAGTLGILIPPSIMLVMMGDQLSVSVGDLFMGAVLPGLLLAFLYVVYLLIYCYLKPDAAPLAPDRRPITWGILFEVIKRIIPPLFLILSVLGSIFTGIATVTEASGVGALMATFLAIFYKKFNFLVLKEVLYSTYNTTAYIFGILIGATCFALVLRGLGGDELVERLLMSLPFGDYGIIVFILFIVFLLGFFLDWIEISLIVLPLVAPVVSGLDIAVNGYGIVNRPEVIWFIIMVAVTLQTSFLTPPVGFALFYLKGITPPEINLSHLYKGVFPFIILQLLVLLAIILFPQLVLWLPAFIYG; from the coding sequence ATGGAAATCAATGATTATCTCGTTTTAGCGATGTTTGTCTCGTTTATTGCTCTACTGTTTTCGGGCTACCCGGTTGCTTATAGCCTGGCCGGGACTTCGATCCTGTTTACCGGTATCGGGTATTTTTCCGATCAGTACCTGGGGACAATCACTGGTATAGATTTCAATTATTTTGGGCTGGTTGTGTCCCGTATCTATCAAACGATGAACAACTGGGTACTGATATCTGTGCCCATGTTTATCTTCATGGGATTGATGCTGGGCAAGTCAGGCATTGCCGAACGACTCATGGTGTCGGCCCAGGAGCTTTTCGGCAAGGTTCGTGGGGGGCTGGCCATCACTGTAATGTTTATCGGGATACTGCTGGCTGCATCCACCGGGATTATCGGTGCTTCGGTCGTCATGCTGGGGCTTATCAGTATACCGGCAATGCTTAAGCAGGGCTACCACAAGCCACTGGCGGTGGGCACGGTGGCCAGTGCCGGGACTCTGGGCATCCTCATTCCGCCGAGCATTATGCTGGTGATGATGGGGGATCAGTTGAGTGTCTCGGTCGGCGATCTTTTTATGGGGGCCGTTCTGCCGGGACTTTTGCTGGCGTTTCTTTACGTTGTGTATCTGCTCATTTACTGCTACCTCAAGCCGGATGCCGCACCCCTGGCGCCGGATCGCCGCCCGATTACCTGGGGTATCCTTTTCGAAGTCATAAAACGAATTATTCCACCTTTATTCCTCATCTTATCGGTTCTCGGGTCTATCTTTACCGGCATTGCCACCGTCACAGAAGCCAGCGGAGTCGGGGCCCTGATGGCCACATTTCTCGCCATTTTTTACAAAAAATTTAATTTTTTAGTCCTCAAAGAGGTACTTTATTCTACCTATAACACCACCGCTTACATCTTCGGGATACTGATCGGAGCGACTTGTTTTGCTCTAGTGCTGCGGGGTCTTGGTGGGGACGAGCTGGTCGAAAGGCTTTTAATGAGCCTTCCGTTCGGAGATTATGGAATTATCGTCTTTATCCTGTTTATCGTTTTTCTGCTCGGCTTTTTTCTGGACTGGATCGAAATTTCTCTGATTGTTCTTCCACTGGTTGCACCTGTGGTTTCGGGCCTGGACATTGCCGTGAACGGCTATGGGATTGTAAACCGGCCGGAAGTGATCTGGTTCATAATTATGGTGGCTGTCACCCTGCAGACATCTTTTTTGACGCCACCGGTCGGATTTGCCTTGTTTTATCTCAAAGGAATCACTCCGCCAGAAATCAATCTCAGCCACTTATACAAGGGCGTGTTTCCGTTTATTATCTTGCAACTTTTAGTTCTGCTGGCCATTATTCTTTTCCCCCAACTGGTTCTCTGGCTGCCGGCGTTCATC
- a CDS encoding DUF4438 domain-containing protein: protein MLKTNENKIVEMFMECRPGPPRVGPGWKVDHQGVPFLLPGIGGITLNVGLGDPAFGLAGDHIEPGVSCTANADKPNDFPNNSLQFLACVGNEAKILSGEAKGEAGVVIGHHGGSEHIIVEFDRQVKEQMSYDDKIRIRAKGQGLALSDFADIRLFNLAPELLHKMQITPDGNEGLAVPVTTQIPAACMGSGLGRAHVGAGDYDVMTSDPDTVARYHLDKMRFGDFVALMDHDNAYGRAYRKGAVSIGIVVHSDCRLAGHGPGVTTLMTSPTGKITPVTDPAANMADRLNIGTCLQKNR, encoded by the coding sequence ATGCTGAAAACCAATGAAAATAAAATCGTGGAGATGTTTATGGAATGCCGGCCCGGCCCGCCCCGGGTGGGACCGGGATGGAAAGTGGACCATCAGGGGGTCCCGTTTCTTTTGCCCGGTATCGGCGGCATCACGTTGAATGTGGGATTGGGAGATCCGGCCTTCGGCCTGGCCGGGGACCATATCGAGCCAGGCGTATCCTGCACGGCCAATGCAGACAAACCCAATGACTTTCCCAATAATTCCCTTCAGTTTCTGGCCTGTGTGGGCAATGAAGCCAAAATTCTTTCCGGCGAAGCCAAAGGGGAAGCCGGGGTGGTGATCGGCCATCATGGCGGGTCCGAGCATATTATTGTGGAGTTTGACCGGCAGGTCAAAGAACAGATGAGCTATGACGATAAAATCCGGATCCGGGCCAAAGGCCAGGGACTGGCGTTATCGGATTTTGCCGATATCCGGCTGTTCAACCTGGCACCTGAACTGCTTCATAAGATGCAGATCACGCCCGACGGCAACGAAGGGCTGGCCGTGCCGGTCACCACACAGATACCGGCAGCGTGCATGGGATCCGGTTTAGGCCGTGCCCATGTGGGCGCCGGAGATTATGACGTCATGACCTCGGATCCGGACACCGTGGCCCGATATCATCTGGATAAAATGCGGTTCGGTGATTTTGTGGCCCTGATGGATCATGACAATGCCTATGGCCGGGCCTATCGAAAAGGGGCCGTGAGCATCGGCATCGTGGTGCACTCGGACTGCCGCCTGGCCGGACACGGCCCGGGCGTCACCACCCTGATGACCAGCCCGACCGGAAAAATAACCCCGGTAACAGACCCTGCCGCCAATATGGCGGACCGGCTGAATATCGGGACCTGTTTGCAAAAAAACCGATAA
- a CDS encoding MFS transporter, which yields MKKTAFQTPRVALISFSHFVHDLYSSFLPPLLPLIIEKLSLTLSQAGLLSFVMQVPAMLNPLIGLFADNKKVARWLVILAPSFTALPMSLIMAAPSYFLLLILLFLSGISAALYHVPSPVLVAGYSGIRKGRGMSLFMSGGELARTLGPMVAVAALAWLGVDRFYLVFGLAVMTSVLLWLTLESPPEKPEVRRNGSLKQAYVEIRHVLKPLSGILAARAGMHASMGIFLSVFIKEQTGSLWYGGAALALYEAFGVAGVLSAGTLSDWIGRRKVLFWALATAPVTLLLFVHTTGFLKIGMLVITGFSVLSTTPVMLAIVQDNAQNHPSAANGMFMMVSFAVRSFAVVVVGAVGDMAGMENMFVFSAVVGFVSLPFLIWLPDRKKDM from the coding sequence ATGAAAAAAACCGCATTTCAAACCCCCCGGGTGGCCCTGATTTCCTTTTCCCACTTTGTCCATGATCTGTACTCCAGTTTTCTGCCGCCGCTGTTGCCCCTGATCATCGAAAAACTGTCTCTGACTTTGAGCCAGGCCGGGCTGTTGTCCTTTGTCATGCAGGTGCCGGCCATGCTGAACCCGCTCATCGGATTGTTTGCCGACAACAAAAAAGTGGCCCGGTGGCTGGTGATCCTGGCCCCGTCCTTCACGGCCCTGCCCATGAGCCTGATCATGGCGGCACCGTCCTATTTTCTGCTCTTGATCCTGCTGTTTTTATCCGGTATTTCCGCGGCCCTGTACCATGTCCCTTCGCCGGTGCTGGTGGCCGGATATTCCGGTATCCGCAAGGGCCGGGGCATGAGCCTGTTCATGTCCGGCGGCGAGCTGGCCCGGACCTTAGGGCCCATGGTGGCCGTGGCGGCCCTGGCCTGGCTGGGTGTGGACCGATTCTACCTGGTATTTGGCCTGGCCGTGATGACCTCCGTGCTGCTCTGGCTGACCCTGGAATCCCCGCCGGAAAAACCCGAGGTCCGGCGGAACGGCTCCCTGAAACAGGCGTATGTTGAAATCCGCCATGTGCTCAAGCCGTTGTCCGGCATCCTGGCGGCCCGGGCCGGCATGCATGCCTCCATGGGCATTTTTTTAAGTGTTTTCATCAAAGAGCAGACCGGCAGCCTCTGGTATGGCGGGGCGGCCCTGGCCCTGTACGAGGCATTCGGCGTGGCCGGGGTTTTGTCCGCCGGAACCCTGTCCGACTGGATCGGCCGCAGAAAAGTACTGTTCTGGGCCCTGGCCACCGCCCCGGTAACTTTGCTGCTGTTTGTGCATACCACGGGTTTTCTGAAAATCGGGATGCTGGTGATCACCGGTTTTTCCGTTTTATCCACCACACCGGTGATGCTGGCCATTGTGCAGGATAATGCCCAAAACCATCCGTCCGCTGCCAACGGCATGTTCATGATGGTGTCTTTTGCCGTCCGGTCCTTTGCCGTGGTGGTGGTGGGCGCTGTGGGGGATATGGCCGGAATGGAAAACATGTTTGTGTTCAGCGCCGTGGTGGGGTTTGTGTCCCTGCCGTTTCTGATATGGCTGCCGGACAGGAAAAAAGATATGTAA
- a CDS encoding YhdH/YhfP family quinone oxidoreductase gives MTDQTFDAFIVKEIADKQYAGRVEQTRVRDLPEGEVLIRVKYSSLNYKDALSATGNKGVTRTYPHTPGIDAAGHVEESRVPVLAPGDPVIVTSYDLGMNTAGGFGQYIRVPADWVVPLPGGLTLAESMILGTAGFTAAMSVEKITDIPVDAGPILVTGATGGVGSLAVAILSKLGYEVTAVSGKMATDFLKTLGASEIIDRRAFVQNNGAPILKPRWAGVIDTVGGDILATAIKSARARGKVTCCGLVASPDLPITVFPFILRGVSLFGIDSQHYPKEPRQALWKKLAHDWKPQNLAEMATRITLDQLPTAIDNMLNGRLKGRTVVNLG, from the coding sequence ATGACCGATCAGACCTTTGACGCATTCATCGTAAAAGAAATTGCTGACAAACAATATGCCGGACGTGTCGAGCAGACCCGTGTCCGGGATCTGCCTGAAGGCGAGGTCCTGATCCGGGTCAAATATTCCTCTCTCAACTACAAGGATGCCCTGTCCGCCACCGGCAACAAAGGGGTCACCCGCACCTATCCCCACACCCCGGGCATTGATGCGGCCGGCCATGTCGAAGAAAGCCGGGTTCCGGTACTGGCCCCGGGTGATCCCGTGATCGTCACTTCATATGACTTAGGCATGAACACGGCCGGGGGATTCGGGCAGTATATCCGGGTGCCGGCGGACTGGGTGGTGCCTCTGCCCGGCGGCCTGACCCTAGCGGAGAGCATGATCCTGGGAACCGCCGGGTTCACGGCCGCCATGTCCGTTGAAAAGATCACGGACATCCCTGTGGATGCCGGGCCGATCCTGGTGACGGGTGCCACGGGCGGGGTGGGATCTCTGGCCGTGGCCATTCTGTCAAAACTCGGGTATGAGGTGACCGCGGTTTCCGGAAAAATGGCAACCGATTTTCTCAAAACGCTGGGGGCATCGGAAATTATCGATCGCAGGGCGTTTGTCCAGAACAACGGCGCGCCCATACTCAAACCCCGGTGGGCCGGGGTGATTGATACTGTCGGCGGCGATATCCTGGCGACAGCCATTAAATCCGCCCGGGCCCGGGGAAAGGTGACCTGCTGTGGACTGGTGGCTTCTCCGGACCTGCCGATCACGGTATTTCCTTTTATTCTGAGAGGGGTATCGCTTTTTGGCATCGATTCCCAGCATTACCCCAAAGAACCCCGACAGGCCTTGTGGAAAAAGCTGGCACACGACTGGAAACCGCAAAATTTGGCGGAAATGGCCACCCGCATCACCCTGGACCAGCTGCCCACTGCGATCGACAACATGCTCAACGGCCGGCTCAAGGGCCGGACGGTTGTAAATCTGGGATAG
- a CDS encoding TRAP transporter substrate-binding protein yields MRSKQKFFLALLSITLMVLSTSAWAADKEKNILLKLPVAFSTNMPTVGEVTVTFKEYLESASGGNMKVKIYEPGKLMPVYEILDAVSTGKVNAGYTASGYTAGKIKAAEFYTAIPFSQSVPYFISWLYFGNGGKLYQKMYDRAGYNVKVFPFCFLAPETAGWFRKEINSPEDLKGLNIRFFGLGGKVLSKLGASVTSLPGGECFPALEKGAIDATEFATPAVDTQYGFYKVAKYNYFPSWHQPATHLELLINKDTWNSMSPQQQALIEVTTRAINLWSMAKSHAEQGSVVRENAEKHGTQNLEWSPELLKLFRETWLEVIEEETSKDVFLKEIWEDYKAFQNQCKPYESVAHLPRPE; encoded by the coding sequence ATGAGATCCAAGCAAAAATTTTTCCTGGCACTACTATCAATCACTTTAATGGTATTGAGTACATCTGCGTGGGCAGCCGATAAGGAGAAGAATATCCTCCTGAAGCTACCGGTTGCCTTTTCCACCAACATGCCGACCGTCGGTGAAGTCACTGTGACGTTCAAAGAGTATCTCGAGTCGGCGAGCGGTGGCAACATGAAAGTAAAAATCTACGAGCCTGGTAAGCTTATGCCGGTCTATGAGATTCTCGATGCCGTTTCTACCGGAAAGGTTAATGCAGGTTATACTGCGTCCGGATATACCGCCGGAAAAATCAAGGCTGCCGAGTTTTATACGGCCATCCCTTTCAGTCAGAGTGTTCCTTATTTTATCAGCTGGCTTTACTTTGGTAATGGTGGAAAGCTCTACCAGAAAATGTACGATAGAGCCGGATACAATGTAAAAGTGTTTCCATTCTGTTTTCTTGCACCGGAAACAGCCGGCTGGTTCAGAAAAGAGATCAACTCCCCGGAAGACCTTAAAGGGTTGAATATTCGATTTTTCGGTCTTGGCGGAAAAGTGCTCAGCAAGCTCGGGGCTTCCGTTACATCTTTGCCTGGCGGCGAGTGTTTTCCGGCGCTTGAAAAAGGTGCCATTGATGCGACTGAGTTTGCGACGCCTGCCGTCGATACCCAGTATGGGTTCTACAAAGTAGCGAAATATAATTATTTTCCGAGTTGGCACCAGCCTGCCACCCATCTTGAGCTTCTGATCAATAAGGATACCTGGAATTCCATGAGTCCCCAGCAACAGGCCCTCATTGAGGTCACAACCCGTGCAATCAATTTGTGGTCCATGGCCAAATCGCATGCTGAACAAGGCTCCGTGGTGAGGGAAAATGCAGAAAAGCACGGTACGCAAAATCTGGAATGGTCCCCTGAACTGTTGAAGCTGTTTAGAGAAACATGGCTTGAAGTGATTGAAGAAGAGACGTCCAAGGACGTGTTTCTCAAGGAGATCTGGGAAGACTACAAAGCCTTTCAGAACCAATGCAAACCTTATGAGAGTGTGGCCCATCTGCCAAGACCGGAATAA
- a CDS encoding THUMP domain-containing class I SAM-dependent RNA methyltransferase gives MTRQPHVKDTGVIKKTILQKGQGRLRKLAKLQYIYEKKSRYFAQVAETAKMMAGRELEELGAKDISYEFRGIWFTAAKPDFYKITYQARLLSRILIPLVTFPCKDKDVLYREARKISWEELMTPKQTFSIVANVSESSITHSNFAGLRVKDAIADYFRDRTNRRPSVDTKDPYIVVNLYLHRDVATLSLDASMGPLHKRGYREASVSAPMQETVAAAIIRKSEWDGTVPLYDPMCGSGTLLAEALMKYCRIPAQVFRTRFGFEALPDFDPRLWEEIKQAADKNIRPLPQGLIAGSDISEHSVTAAKTNLMGLHHGADVTVSQIDFREIPGIEDSLIVTNPPYGIRMGKDRDLKTFYQDLGLFLRERCARSTALVYFGDPKYIKHVPLAPSWKEPLTIGGLDGKLVKYQLF, from the coding sequence ATGACCCGTCAACCCCATGTCAAGGATACCGGTGTGATCAAAAAAACCATTCTGCAAAAAGGCCAGGGCAGACTTCGAAAACTGGCCAAGCTTCAGTATATTTACGAAAAAAAATCCCGGTATTTCGCCCAGGTGGCCGAGACTGCCAAGATGATGGCGGGCCGGGAACTGGAAGAACTGGGTGCCAAAGATATTTCCTATGAATTCCGGGGCATCTGGTTCACTGCGGCCAAGCCCGATTTTTACAAAATCACCTACCAGGCCCGGTTATTGTCCCGGATACTGATTCCTCTGGTCACATTCCCCTGCAAAGACAAGGACGTGTTGTACCGGGAGGCCCGAAAAATTTCATGGGAAGAGCTGATGACCCCGAAGCAGACCTTTTCCATTGTGGCCAATGTGTCAGAATCCAGCATCACGCATTCCAATTTTGCCGGACTGCGGGTCAAGGATGCCATTGCCGATTATTTCAGGGACCGCACCAACCGCCGGCCCAGCGTGGACACCAAAGATCCCTACATTGTGGTCAATCTGTATCTTCACCGGGATGTGGCCACCCTGTCTCTGGATGCATCCATGGGGCCTTTGCACAAACGCGGGTACCGGGAGGCCTCGGTGTCGGCCCCCATGCAGGAAACCGTGGCCGCGGCCATCATCCGGAAGAGCGAATGGGACGGTACCGTGCCGTTGTACGATCCCATGTGCGGTTCCGGGACCCTGCTGGCCGAGGCCCTGATGAAGTACTGCCGGATTCCGGCCCAGGTGTTCCGCACCCGGTTCGGATTTGAAGCGCTGCCGGATTTTGATCCCCGGCTGTGGGAGGAAATCAAACAGGCAGCAGACAAAAACATCCGGCCGCTGCCCCAGGGGCTCATTGCCGGCAGCGATATTTCAGAACATTCAGTGACCGCCGCCAAAACCAATCTCATGGGCCTGCATCACGGGGCCGATGTGACCGTGTCCCAGATCGATTTCCGGGAAATCCCCGGCATTGAAGACAGCCTGATCGTCACCAATCCCCCTTACGGCATCCGCATGGGAAAAGACCGGGATCTTAAAACATTTTATCAGGACCTGGGACTGTTTCTGCGGGAACGGTGCGCAAGGTCTACGGCCCTGGTGTATTTTGGTGATCCCAAATATATCAAGCATGTCCCTCTGGCCCCATCCTGGAAAGAACCTTTGACCATCGGCGGCCTGGACGGTAAACTGGTAAAATATCAACTTTTTTGA